Proteins from one Poecile atricapillus isolate bPoeAtr1 chromosome 14, bPoeAtr1.hap1, whole genome shotgun sequence genomic window:
- the SCNN1G gene encoding amiloride-sensitive sodium channel subunit gamma, which yields MAPPGPEGGRAAATAPGKKITARLKRTLPVRGPQAPTLSELMRWYCLNTNTHGCRRIVVSRGRLRRLLWILLTLSAVGLILWQCAELLMNYYSASVSVTVQFQKLPFPAVTICNINPYKYSAMKEYLSELDKETKKALETFYGFSEGKSKVRRSVDDWNSTGSDFFQQIPLLKVEDFSRTATDLHSGQKRKIEGSVFHKDSSIVNSGDSNDIIGFQLCDANNSSECALYTFSSGVNAIQEWYKLHYMNIMAQIPLETKEQLSYSAEDLILTCFFDGLSCDKRHFTRFHHPLHGNCYTFNSGENGTILSTSTGGSEYGLQVVLYIDEADYNPFLVTSTGAKIIVHDQNEYPFIEDIGTEIETAAATSIGMHFTQSRKLSKPYSDCTETGDDIPVENLYNKSYSLQICLHSCFQKAMVDSCGCAQYAQPLPAGAEYCNYKKNPNWMYCYYRLHEKFVKEQLGCQQICKDACSFKEWALTTSIAQWPSIVSEDWMLRVLSWDKGQKLNKKLNKTDLANLMVFYKDLNERFISENPANTLVILLSNFGGQLGLWMSCSVVCVIEIVEVFFIDSLSIVMRRQWQKAKKWWNGRQRRSSGKAPQARDLERQGHDNPVCIDEELPTFTTALRLPLPQDSPLPRTPPPNYSTLRLDTAFAEQLPDTLELGQH from the exons ATGGCGCCGCCGGGCCCGGAGGGCGGCCGAG CGGCCGCCACGGCTCCCGGTAAGAAGATCACGGCGCGGCTGAAGCGGACGCTGCCGGTGCGGGGCCCGCAGGCGCCCACGCTGAGCGAGCTGATGCGCTGGTACTGCCTCAACACCAACACGCACGGCTGCCGCCGCATCGTGGTGTCCCGCGGCCGCCTGCGCCGCCTGCTCTGGATCCTGCTGACCCTCAGCGCCGTGGGGCTCATCCTCTGGCAGTGCGCGGAGCTCCTCATGAACTACTACAGCGCCTCGGTCTCCGTCACCGTCCAGTTCCAGAAGCTGCCGTTCCCCGCCGTCACCATCTGCAACATCAACCCCTACAA GTACAGTGCCATGAAAGAATATTTATCTGAGTTGgacaaagagacaaaaaagGCTTTGGAAACTTTCTATGGATTTTCTGAGGGCAAGTCCAAGGTGCGGCGGTCAGTGGATGActggaacagcacagggagCGACTTCTTCCAGCAGATCCCTCTGCTGAAGGTCGAGGACTTCTCCAGGACAGCGACTGACCTGCACAGTgggcagaagaggaaaatagaGGGAAGTGTCTTTCACAAGGACTCGTCCATCGTGAACTCGGGTGATTCCAATGACATCATTGGCTTTCAGCTG TGTGACGCGAACAACAGCAGTGAGTGTGCCCTGTACACGTTCAGTTCGGGTGTTAACGCTATCCAGGAGTGGTACAAGCTGCATTACATGAACATCATGGCACAAATTCCCCTGGAGACTAAGGAACAATTGAGTTATTCTGCTGAAGACCTTATACTGACATGTTTCTTTGATGGCCTCTCTTGTGACAAAAG GCACTTCACTCGTTTCCATCACCCCCTCCACGGCAACTGCTACACCTTCAACAGTGGCGAGAACGGGACCATCCTGAGCACGTCCACGGGTGGCAGCGAGTACG GATTGCAGGTTGTTCTGTACATTGATGAAGCCGACTACAACCCCTTCCTGGTGACATCCACGGGAGCCAAGATCATCGTCCACGACCAAAACGAGTATCCCTTCATTGAAGACATCGGCACTGAAATTGAAACTGCAGCGGCCACCTCCATAGGGATGCACTTT ACTCAGTCTCGCAAGCTGAGCAAACCCTACAGTGACTGCACAGAGACAGGAGATGACATACCTGTGGAAAATCTCTATAACAAGAGCTACTCACTCCAG atctGCCTGCACTCCTGCTTCCAGAAGGCCATGGTGGACTCGTGTGGCTGTGCCCAGTACGCACAGCCCTTACCTGCTGGGGCTGAGTACTGCAACTACAAGAAGAACCCTAACTGGA TGTACTGCTACTACAGACTGCACGAAAAGTTTGtgaaggagcagctgggctgccAGCAGATCTGCAAAGATGCCTGCAG CTTCAAGGAGTGGGCGCTCACCACCAGCATTGCTCAGTGGCCGTCCATCGTGTCAGAG GACTGGATGCTCCGAGTTCTCTCTTGGGACAAAGGGCAAAAACTCAACAAGAAGCTGAACAA GACAGACCTTGCCAACCTCATGGTGTTCTACAAGGACCTGAATGAGAGATTCATTTCGGAGAATCCTGCCAACACG CTCGTCATTCTTCTGTCCAACTTCGGGGgccagctggggctgtggaTGAGCTGCTCAGTGGTGTGTGTCATCGAGATCGTGGAGGTGTTCTTCATCGACTCGCTGTCCATCGTCATGCGGCGCCAGTGGCAGAAGGCAAAGAAGTGGTGGAACGGGCGCCAGCGGCGCAGCTCGGGCAAGGCCCCGCAGGCCAGAGACCTGGAGAGGCAGGGCCACGACAACCCCGTGTGCATCGACGAGGAGCTGCCCACCTTCACCACCGCCCTGCGCCTGCCGCTGCCCCAGGACAGCCCCCTGCCCAGGACACCCCCCCCCAACTACAGCACTTTGCGGCTGGACACGGCCTTCGCAGAGCAGCTGCCCGACACGCTGGAGCTCGGCCAGCACTGA